One window of Enterobacter sp. RHBSTW-00175 genomic DNA carries:
- the gppA gene encoding guanosine-5'-triphosphate,3'-diphosphate diphosphatase, with amino-acid sequence MLSSTSLYAAIDLGSNSFHMLVVREVAGSIQTLTRIKRKVRLAAGLSSDNHLSPEAMERGWQCLRLFAERLQDIPHNQIRVVATATLRLAVNAVDFIAKAQEILGCPVQVISGEEEARLIYQGVAHTTGGDDRRLVVDIGGASTELVTGTGAQATSLFSLSMGCVTWLERYFTDRNLGKENFDEAENAARDVLRPVMDELRYHGWKVCVGASGTVQALQEIMMAQGMDERITLAKLQQLKQRAIQCGRLEELEIEGLTLERALVFPSGLAILIAIFTELNIQCMTLAGGALREGLVYGMLHLSVDQDIRSRTLRNVQRRFMVDTDQAQRVAQLASLFADQVGEDWCLEPLSRDLLLSACALHEVGLSIDFKQAPAHAAYLVRNLDLPGYTPAQKKLLATLLLNQTSAVDLSSLHQQNAVPPRVAEHLCRLLRLAILFACRRRDDLLPAITLVAENEKLTLTLPENWLDDHPLGAEMIEQECQWQSYVHWQLDIK; translated from the coding sequence ATGCTCAGTTCCACCTCGCTTTATGCGGCAATTGATCTCGGTTCCAATAGTTTTCATATGCTGGTTGTGCGCGAGGTGGCGGGAAGTATACAAACGCTGACGCGTATTAAGCGCAAGGTCCGCCTGGCGGCGGGCCTGAGCAGCGATAATCACCTTTCCCCTGAAGCCATGGAACGTGGCTGGCAATGTTTGCGTCTTTTTGCCGAACGTCTGCAAGATATCCCACATAATCAAATCCGCGTGGTCGCGACAGCCACTCTGCGTCTGGCGGTTAACGCCGTTGATTTCATTGCCAAAGCGCAGGAAATCCTCGGCTGTCCGGTGCAGGTCATCAGTGGTGAAGAAGAAGCGCGATTGATTTATCAGGGCGTTGCGCACACAACCGGTGGCGACGATCGCCGCCTGGTGGTGGATATCGGTGGTGCCAGTACCGAACTCGTTACCGGCACCGGGGCGCAAGCCACCTCGCTGTTCAGCCTGTCGATGGGCTGTGTCACCTGGCTTGAGCGCTATTTTACCGACCGTAATCTTGGCAAAGAGAACTTCGACGAGGCCGAAAATGCCGCGCGCGACGTGCTGCGTCCGGTGATGGATGAATTGCGCTATCACGGCTGGAAAGTCTGCGTTGGCGCGTCGGGAACCGTGCAGGCGTTGCAGGAAATCATGATGGCGCAGGGGATGGACGAGCGGATCACGCTTGCCAAACTCCAGCAACTGAAACAGCGCGCCATTCAGTGTGGCCGTCTGGAAGAGCTGGAAATTGAAGGCCTGACTCTGGAACGTGCGCTGGTTTTCCCAAGCGGGCTTGCCATTCTGATCGCCATTTTCACCGAACTGAACATCCAGTGCATGACCCTTGCCGGTGGTGCGCTACGTGAAGGTCTGGTTTACGGGATGCTGCATCTGTCGGTTGATCAAGACATTCGCAGCCGCACGCTGCGTAACGTTCAGCGCCGCTTTATGGTTGATACCGATCAGGCGCAGCGCGTTGCGCAACTGGCATCGCTCTTTGCCGATCAAGTCGGCGAGGACTGGTGCCTTGAGCCACTCAGTCGTGATCTTCTGCTGAGCGCGTGTGCGCTGCACGAAGTGGGTTTGAGCATCGATTTCAAACAAGCGCCTGCCCATGCAGCCTATCTGGTACGCAATCTTGATTTGCCGGGTTATACGCCTGCGCAGAAAAAGCTGCTGGCCACCCTGCTGCTGAACCAGACCAGCGCGGTCGATCTCTCTTCTCTGCATCAACAAAATGCCGTACCACCACGGGTTGCCGAGCATCTTTGTCGGTTGCTGCGCCTGGCCATTCTGTTTGCCTGCCGCCGCCGCGACGATCTGTTACCGGCCATCACGCTGGTTGCAGAAAATGAAAAGCTCACGCTGACGCTGCCGGAAAACTGGCTGGATGATCATCCGCTTGGCGCGGAGATGATCGAACAGGAATGCCAGTGGCAGAGTTATGTGCACTGGCAACTGGATATTAAGTAA
- the ilvY gene encoding HTH-type transcriptional activator IlvY: protein MDLRDLKMFLHLAESRHFGRSARAMHVSPSTLSRQIQRLEEDLGQPLFVRDNRTVTLTEAGEELRVFAQQTLLQYQQLRHTIDQQGPSLSGELHIFCSVTAAYSHLPPILDRFRAEHPSVEIKLSTGDAADAMEKVVTGEADLAIAGKPEMLPGAVAFSMLENLAVVLIAPALPCPVRNQVSVEKPDWSTVPFIMADQGPVRRRIELWFRRQKISNPSIYATVGGHEAMVSMVALGCGVALLPEVVLENSPEPVRNRVMILERSDEKTPFELGVCAQKKRLHEPLIDAFWNILPNH, encoded by the coding sequence ATGGATTTACGCGATCTGAAAATGTTCCTGCATCTGGCGGAAAGCCGTCACTTCGGGCGCAGTGCGCGCGCCATGCACGTCAGCCCCTCCACGCTTTCTCGCCAGATCCAGCGCCTTGAGGAAGACCTCGGCCAGCCGCTTTTTGTGCGTGACAATCGCACCGTGACGCTCACGGAAGCAGGGGAAGAGCTACGCGTCTTTGCCCAGCAAACGCTGTTGCAGTACCAGCAACTACGCCACACCATCGACCAGCAAGGGCCGTCACTGTCCGGCGAACTCCATATTTTTTGTTCCGTGACGGCGGCCTATAGCCACCTGCCGCCGATCCTCGACAGATTCCGCGCAGAGCACCCGTCGGTCGAAATCAAGCTCTCGACCGGTGATGCCGCCGATGCCATGGAAAAAGTGGTGACGGGAGAAGCAGATCTCGCCATTGCCGGGAAACCGGAAATGTTGCCTGGCGCCGTCGCGTTCTCAATGCTGGAAAATCTGGCGGTGGTACTGATTGCCCCTGCGCTGCCCTGCCCGGTGCGAAATCAGGTGTCGGTAGAAAAGCCAGACTGGTCAACGGTGCCGTTTATCATGGCCGATCAGGGCCCAGTGCGCCGCCGCATTGAGCTGTGGTTCCGCCGTCAGAAAATCAGCAACCCGTCGATTTACGCTACAGTAGGTGGCCACGAGGCGATGGTGTCGATGGTGGCGCTGGGTTGCGGCGTGGCGTTGCTGCCGGAAGTGGTGCTGGAAAACAGCCCGGAGCCGGTGCGTAATCGCGTGATGATTCTGGAGCGCAGCGACGAAAAAACACCGTTTGAGCTTGGCGTGTGCGCACAAAAAAAGCGGCTGCATGAGCCGCTTATTGATGCGTTCTGGAACATATTGCCGAACCACTAA
- the rhlB gene encoding ATP-dependent RNA helicase RhlB, with product MSKTHLTEQKFSDFALHPKVIEALENKGFHNCTPIQALALPLTLAGRDVAGQAQTGTGKTMAFLTSTFHYLLSHPAIADRKVNQPRALIMAPTRELAVQIHADAEPLAQATGLKLGLAYGGDGYDKQLKVLESGVDILIGTTGRLIDYAKQNHINLGAIQVVVLDEADRMYDLGFIKDIRWLFRRMPVANQRLNMLFSATLSYRVRELAFEQMNNAEYVEVEPEQKTGHRIKEELFYPSNEEKMRLLQTLIEEEWPDRAIIFANTKHRCEDIWGHLAADGHRVGLLTGDVAQKKRLRILEEFTRGDLDILVATDVAARGLHIPAVTHVFNYDLPDDCEDYVHRIGRTGRAGASGHSISLACEEYALNLPAIETYIGHSIPQSKYNPEALLNELPPPKRLTRARTGNGPRRSGAPRNRRRSG from the coding sequence ATGAGCAAAACACATTTAACAGAACAGAAGTTTTCCGACTTCGCCCTGCACCCAAAAGTGATCGAAGCCCTTGAAAATAAAGGGTTTCATAACTGCACGCCCATTCAGGCCCTCGCACTGCCGCTGACGCTGGCAGGCCGCGATGTTGCAGGGCAGGCGCAAACCGGTACTGGCAAAACGATGGCGTTTTTAACGTCAACGTTTCATTATTTACTTTCTCATCCAGCGATTGCTGACCGCAAAGTTAACCAGCCGCGCGCGCTAATTATGGCTCCGACGCGAGAACTGGCGGTACAGATCCATGCAGACGCTGAACCGCTGGCTCAGGCAACGGGCCTGAAGCTCGGCCTGGCCTATGGCGGCGACGGTTACGATAAACAGCTGAAGGTGCTGGAAAGCGGCGTGGATATCCTGATTGGGACCACTGGCCGTCTTATCGACTACGCGAAACAAAACCACATCAACCTCGGCGCGATTCAGGTTGTGGTGCTGGATGAAGCCGACCGTATGTACGATCTGGGCTTCATTAAAGATATCCGCTGGCTGTTCCGTCGGATGCCTGTGGCAAACCAGCGTCTGAACATGCTGTTCTCCGCTACCCTCTCTTATCGCGTTCGTGAACTGGCGTTTGAACAGATGAACAACGCCGAATATGTAGAAGTGGAACCCGAGCAGAAAACAGGCCATCGCATTAAAGAAGAGCTCTTCTATCCATCCAATGAAGAGAAAATGCGCCTGCTGCAAACGCTTATCGAAGAAGAGTGGCCAGATCGCGCCATTATCTTTGCGAACACCAAGCACCGCTGCGAAGACATCTGGGGTCATCTGGCCGCTGATGGACACCGTGTTGGCTTGCTGACGGGCGATGTGGCGCAGAAAAAACGCCTGCGTATTCTTGAAGAATTCACCCGTGGCGACCTGGATATTCTGGTTGCAACCGACGTCGCTGCACGCGGCCTGCATATTCCAGCCGTAACGCACGTCTTCAACTACGACCTGCCGGATGACTGTGAAGATTACGTACACCGTATCGGCCGTACCGGTCGTGCTGGTGCAAGTGGTCATTCCATCAGCCTTGCGTGTGAAGAGTATGCGCTGAATCTTCCAGCCATTGAGACTTACATCGGTCACTCTATTCCGCAGAGCAAATACAATCCGGAAGCGCTGTTAAACGAACTGCCGCCACCGAAGCGCCTTACCCGCGCCCGTACCGGCAATGGTCCGCGTCGTTCCGGCGCACCGCGTAATCGTCGTCGTTCAGGTTAA
- the ilvC gene encoding ketol-acid reductoisomerase — MANYFNTLNLRQQLAQLGKCRFMARDEFADGASYLQGKKVVIVGCGAQGLNQGLNMRDSGLDISYALRKEAIAEKRASWRKATENGFKVGTYEELIPQADLVVNLTPDKQHSDVVRSVQPLMKDGAALGYSHGFNIVEVGEQIRKDITVVMVAPKCPGTEVREEYKRGFGVPTLIAVHPENDPKGEGMAIAKAWAAATGGHRAGVLESSFVAEVKSDLMGEQTILCGMLQAGSLLCFDKLVEEGTDPAYAEKLIQFGWETITEALKQGGITLMMDRLSNPAKLRAFALSEQLKTIMAPLFQKHMDDIISGEFSSGMMADWANDDKNLLTWREETGKTAFETAAQFDGKISEQEYFDKGVLMIAMVKAGVELAFETMVDSGIIEESAYYESLHELPLIANTIARKRLYEMNVVISDTAEYGNYLFSYACVPLLKEFMTTLQAGDLGKAIAEGAVDNAQLRDVNDAIRSHEIEKIGQKLRGYMTDMKRIAVAG; from the coding sequence ATGGCTAACTACTTCAACACACTGAATCTGCGCCAGCAGCTGGCACAGCTGGGCAAATGCCGCTTCATGGCGCGCGATGAATTTGCTGATGGCGCAAGCTACCTTCAGGGCAAGAAAGTGGTCATCGTCGGCTGTGGCGCACAGGGCCTGAACCAGGGTCTGAACATGCGCGACTCCGGTCTGGATATCTCTTACGCACTGCGTAAAGAAGCGATTGCTGAGAAGCGCGCTTCCTGGCGTAAAGCGACCGAAAACGGCTTCAAAGTAGGCACCTACGAAGAGCTGATCCCACAGGCAGACCTGGTTGTTAACCTGACTCCAGACAAACAGCACTCTGACGTTGTGCGTTCCGTGCAGCCGCTGATGAAAGACGGCGCAGCGCTGGGTTACTCCCACGGCTTTAACATCGTTGAAGTGGGCGAGCAGATCCGTAAAGACATCACCGTTGTGATGGTTGCTCCGAAGTGCCCTGGTACTGAAGTCCGTGAAGAGTACAAACGTGGCTTCGGCGTACCAACCCTGATTGCTGTTCACCCGGAAAACGATCCAAAAGGTGAAGGCATGGCGATTGCGAAAGCATGGGCAGCCGCAACCGGTGGCCATCGTGCGGGCGTTCTGGAATCTTCCTTCGTTGCAGAAGTGAAATCTGACCTGATGGGTGAGCAGACTATTCTGTGCGGCATGTTGCAGGCCGGCTCTCTGCTGTGCTTCGACAAGCTGGTGGAAGAAGGTACTGACCCGGCATATGCAGAAAAACTGATTCAGTTCGGCTGGGAAACCATCACCGAAGCCCTGAAACAGGGTGGTATCACGCTGATGATGGATCGTCTGTCCAACCCGGCGAAACTGCGTGCATTTGCGCTGTCCGAGCAGCTGAAAACCATCATGGCTCCGCTGTTCCAGAAACACATGGACGACATCATCTCCGGCGAGTTCTCCTCCGGAATGATGGCTGACTGGGCTAATGATGATAAAAACCTGCTGACCTGGCGTGAAGAGACCGGTAAAACTGCGTTCGAAACGGCTGCACAGTTTGACGGCAAAATCAGCGAGCAGGAGTACTTCGATAAAGGCGTACTGATGATTGCCATGGTGAAAGCAGGCGTTGAGCTGGCGTTCGAAACCATGGTGGATTCCGGCATCATCGAAGAGTCTGCTTACTACGAATCACTGCACGAGCTGCCGCTGATAGCGAACACCATCGCCCGTAAGCGTCTGTACGAAATGAACGTGGTTATCTCTGATACCGCAGAGTACGGTAACTACCTGTTCTCTTACGCATGTGTACCGCTGCTGAAAGAGTTCATGACCACCCTGCAAGCGGGTGACCTGGGCAAAGCGATTGCTGAAGGCGCGGTAGATAATGCGCAATTGCGTGACGTGAACGACGCTATCCGCAGCCACGAAATCGAGAAAATTGGCCAGAAACTGCGTGGCTATATGACCGACATGAAGCGTATTGCTGTAGCGGGTTAA
- the ppiC gene encoding peptidylprolyl isomerase PpiC: MVKTAAALHILVKEEKLAQEILAKLERGISFDHLAKRYSKCPSGRNGGDLGEFKQGAMVGPFDQAVFSCPLLKPFGPVKTKFGYHIIKVLYRR; the protein is encoded by the coding sequence ATGGTAAAGACCGCAGCAGCCCTGCACATTCTGGTAAAAGAAGAAAAGCTGGCGCAGGAGATCCTCGCCAAACTGGAACGTGGCATTAGCTTTGATCATCTGGCGAAGCGCTACTCTAAATGCCCGTCCGGGCGTAATGGCGGTGATTTAGGTGAATTTAAACAGGGGGCGATGGTGGGGCCATTCGATCAGGCGGTGTTTAGTTGCCCGCTTCTGAAGCCTTTCGGTCCGGTGAAAACCAAATTTGGCTACCATATCATTAAGGTGCTGTATCGCCGCTGA
- the rep gene encoding DNA helicase Rep, translated as MRLNPGQQQAVEFVTGPCLVLAGAGSGKTRVITNKIAHLIRGCGYQARHIAAVTFTNKAAREMKERVGQTLGRKEARGLMISTFHTLGLDIIKREYAALGMKSNFSLFDDTDQVALLKELTEGLIEDDKVLLQQLISTISNWKNDLMTPAQAAASAKGERDRIFAHCYSLYDAHMKACNVLDFDDLILLPTLLLQRNEEVRERWQNKIRYLLVDEYQDTNTSQYELVKLLVGQRARFTVVGDDDQSIYSWRGARPQNLVLLSKDFPALQVIKLEQNYRSSGRILKAANILIANNPHVFEKRLFSELGYGTELKVLSANNEEHEAERVTGELIAHHFVNKTEYKDYAILYRGNHQSRVFEKMLMQNRIPYKISGGTSFFSRPEIKDLLAYLRVLTNPDDDSAFLRIVNTPKREIGPATLQKLGEWAMTRNKSLFTASFDMGLSHTLTGRGYDSLTRFTHWLGEVQRLAEREPVAAVRDLIHGVDYESWLYETSASPKAAEMRMKNVNQLFSWMTEMLEGSEIDEPMTLTQVVTRFTLRDMMERGESEEEADQAQLMTLHASKGLEFPYVYLVGMEEGLLPHQSSIDEDNVDEERRLAYVGITRAQKELIFTLCKERRQYGELVRPEPSRFLLELPQDDLIWEQERKAITPEERMHKGQANVANIRAMLAKAKEKG; from the coding sequence ATGCGTTTAAACCCTGGACAACAACAAGCGGTCGAATTCGTTACTGGACCATGCCTGGTGCTGGCAGGGGCTGGTTCCGGTAAAACCCGCGTGATCACCAACAAAATCGCCCACCTGATCCGCGGATGCGGGTATCAGGCGCGCCACATTGCGGCGGTGACGTTTACCAACAAAGCAGCACGCGAGATGAAAGAGCGTGTTGGCCAGACGCTGGGGCGCAAAGAGGCGCGCGGGCTGATGATCTCTACCTTCCATACCCTGGGGCTGGATATCATCAAACGTGAATATGCTGCGCTGGGCATGAAGTCTAACTTCTCGCTTTTCGATGACACCGACCAGGTGGCGCTGCTTAAAGAGCTGACCGAAGGGCTGATCGAAGATGACAAAGTTCTGCTGCAACAGCTGATCTCGACGATCTCCAACTGGAAAAACGATCTGATGACACCTGCTCAGGCGGCAGCGAGTGCGAAAGGTGAACGGGACAGGATCTTCGCTCACTGCTACAGCCTGTACGACGCGCACATGAAAGCGTGCAACGTGCTGGATTTCGACGATCTTATTTTGCTGCCAACGCTGCTGCTTCAGCGTAATGAAGAGGTGCGTGAGCGCTGGCAGAACAAGATCCGCTACCTTCTGGTAGATGAGTATCAGGACACCAACACCAGCCAGTACGAACTGGTGAAGTTGCTGGTGGGGCAACGTGCGCGTTTCACCGTTGTGGGGGATGACGATCAGTCGATCTACTCCTGGCGTGGTGCGCGTCCACAAAACCTGGTGCTGTTAAGCAAAGATTTTCCGGCGCTCCAGGTTATCAAGCTCGAGCAAAACTACCGCTCGTCCGGGCGCATCCTGAAAGCGGCGAATATCCTGATCGCCAATAACCCGCACGTGTTTGAAAAACGCCTGTTCTCTGAGCTGGGCTACGGGACTGAGCTGAAAGTGCTTAGCGCGAATAATGAGGAGCACGAAGCGGAACGTGTGACCGGCGAACTGATCGCGCATCACTTCGTCAATAAAACCGAATACAAGGACTACGCTATCCTGTATCGCGGTAACCACCAGTCCCGCGTCTTTGAAAAGATGCTGATGCAAAACCGCATTCCGTACAAAATTTCGGGCGGTACGTCGTTCTTTTCGCGCCCTGAAATCAAAGATCTTCTGGCATATTTGCGTGTGCTCACCAACCCGGATGATGACAGCGCTTTCCTGCGTATCGTCAATACACCGAAGCGTGAAATCGGTCCGGCCACGTTGCAAAAACTGGGTGAATGGGCGATGACACGCAACAAAAGCCTGTTTACCGCCAGCTTCGATATGGGGCTGAGTCACACGCTGACCGGGCGCGGATATGATTCCTTAACCCGTTTCACCCACTGGCTTGGCGAGGTGCAGCGCCTGGCAGAGCGCGAGCCTGTGGCGGCCGTGCGTGACCTGATCCACGGCGTCGATTACGAATCCTGGCTGTACGAAACCTCTGCCAGCCCAAAAGCGGCAGAAATGCGCATGAAAAACGTCAACCAGTTGTTTAGCTGGATGACTGAAATGCTGGAAGGCTCAGAAATTGACGAGCCAATGACCCTGACGCAGGTCGTCACGCGTTTTACGCTGCGCGATATGATGGAACGCGGCGAGAGCGAAGAAGAGGCTGACCAGGCGCAGCTGATGACGCTGCATGCTTCTAAAGGGCTAGAGTTCCCGTATGTCTATCTGGTTGGCATGGAAGAGGGGCTGCTGCCGCATCAGAGCAGTATCGATGAAGATAATGTCGATGAAGAACGTCGACTGGCCTATGTGGGCATTACCCGTGCGCAGAAAGAGCTGATCTTTACGCTGTGCAAAGAGCGCCGGCAGTATGGCGAGCTGGTGCGTCCGGAGCCGAGCCGATTCTTGCTGGAATTACCGCAAGACGACCTCATCTGGGAACAGGAGCGTAAAGCGATTACCCCGGAAGAGCGGATGCACAAAGGGCAGGCTAACGTGGCGAACATTCGCGCCATGCTGGCGAAAGCCAAAGAGAAGGGATAA
- the ppiC gene encoding peptidylprolyl isomerase PpiC produces the protein MAKTAAALHILVKEEKLALDLLEQIKNGADFGKLAKKHSICPSGKRGGDLGEFRQGQMVPAFDKVVFSCPVLEPTGPLHTQFGYHVIKVLYRK, from the coding sequence ATGGCAAAGACAGCAGCAGCACTGCATATTCTGGTGAAAGAAGAGAAACTGGCTCTGGATCTTCTGGAGCAGATTAAGAACGGTGCCGACTTCGGTAAACTGGCGAAGAAGCACTCTATTTGTCCATCAGGCAAACGCGGCGGCGACCTGGGCGAGTTCCGTCAGGGCCAGATGGTTCCGGCGTTTGATAAAGTGGTGTTCTCTTGCCCGGTGCTGGAGCCAACCGGCCCACTGCATACCCAGTTCGGTTACCACGTTATCAAGGTGCTGTACCGCAAATAA
- the ilvA gene encoding threonine ammonia-lyase, biosynthetic has product MAESQPLSAAPEGAEYLRAVLRAPVYEAVQVTPLQKMEKLSSRLDNVILVKREDRQPVHSFKLRGAYAMMAGLSDEQKARGVITASAGNHAQGVAFSSARLGLKALIVMPVATADIKVDAVRGFGGEVLLHGANFDEAKAKAIELAQQQGFTWVPPFDHPMVIAGQGTLALELLQQDAHLDRVFVPVGGGGLAAGVAVLIKQLMPQIKVIAVEAEDSACLKAALDAGHPVDLPRVGLFAEGVAVKRIGDETFRLCQEYLDDIITVDSDAICAAMKDLFEDVRAVAEPSGALALAGMKKYVAQHNIRGERLAHVLSGANVNFHGLRYVSERCELGEQREALLAVTIPEEKGSFLKFCQLLGGRSVTEFNYRFANAKDACIFVGVRLSRGLEERKEILNLLHEGGYSVVDLSDDEMAKLHVRYMVGGRPSKPLQERLYSFEFPESPGALLKFLHTLGTHWNISLFHYRSHGTDYGRVLAAFELGEHEPDFETRLNELGYDCHDETHNPAFRFFLAG; this is encoded by the coding sequence ATGGCCGAATCACAACCCTTATCCGCCGCCCCTGAGGGGGCGGAATATCTTAGGGCGGTGCTACGTGCGCCGGTCTATGAAGCAGTGCAGGTCACTCCACTGCAAAAAATGGAAAAGCTCTCTTCGCGCCTCGACAACGTAATTCTGGTGAAACGCGAAGACCGCCAGCCAGTACACAGCTTTAAACTGCGCGGTGCTTACGCGATGATGGCTGGGTTGAGCGACGAGCAAAAAGCGCGCGGCGTGATCACGGCCTCTGCGGGCAACCATGCTCAGGGTGTGGCGTTCTCCTCTGCCCGCCTGGGGCTGAAAGCGCTGATTGTGATGCCGGTTGCCACGGCAGATATCAAAGTGGATGCGGTGCGTGGTTTTGGCGGCGAAGTGCTGCTTCACGGCGCAAACTTTGACGAAGCGAAAGCCAAAGCCATTGAACTGGCGCAACAGCAGGGTTTCACCTGGGTGCCGCCATTTGATCATCCAATGGTAATTGCCGGACAAGGCACGTTGGCGCTGGAACTGCTGCAACAGGATGCCCATCTTGACCGCGTATTTGTGCCAGTTGGCGGTGGCGGGTTAGCGGCGGGTGTGGCGGTGCTGATCAAACAGCTGATGCCGCAAATCAAAGTGATTGCCGTTGAAGCGGAAGACTCAGCCTGTCTGAAAGCAGCGCTGGATGCGGGTCATCCGGTGGACCTGCCGCGCGTCGGGTTGTTTGCCGAAGGCGTGGCCGTTAAACGCATTGGCGATGAAACCTTCCGCCTGTGCCAGGAGTATCTCGACGATATCATCACCGTTGATAGCGATGCTATCTGCGCGGCGATGAAAGACTTGTTCGAGGATGTTCGTGCGGTTGCGGAACCTTCTGGCGCACTGGCGCTGGCAGGGATGAAAAAATACGTCGCGCAGCACAACATTCGCGGCGAACGTCTGGCGCATGTGCTTTCCGGTGCCAACGTTAACTTCCACGGTCTGCGCTATGTTTCCGAGCGCTGCGAGCTGGGTGAACAGCGCGAAGCCCTGCTGGCGGTGACCATCCCGGAAGAGAAGGGCAGTTTCCTGAAGTTCTGCCAGCTGCTTGGCGGCCGCTCAGTGACGGAATTTAACTACCGTTTTGCTAACGCCAAAGATGCCTGCATTTTTGTTGGCGTGCGCCTGAGTCGCGGTCTGGAAGAACGTAAAGAGATCCTCAACCTGCTGCACGAAGGTGGCTACAGCGTGGTGGATCTTTCCGACGATGAAATGGCGAAGCTGCACGTTCGCTACATGGTGGGCGGGCGTCCGTCGAAGCCGCTTCAGGAACGTCTGTACAGCTTCGAGTTCCCGGAATCACCAGGGGCGTTGCTCAAGTTCCTGCATACGCTGGGTACGCACTGGAACATCTCTCTGTTCCACTACCGCAGCCACGGTACGGACTACGGTCGAGTGCTGGCGGCATTCGAACTGGGCGAGCACGAGCCTGATTTCGAAACGCGGCTGAACGAACTGGGTTACGACTGTCATGACGAAACCCATAACCCGGCGTTCAGGTTCTTCCTCGCGGGTTAG